From Thalassotalea psychrophila:
CGTTAAATTGTCCATTGGATAAGTGGTTACTTGAAACTGGCTTACCGATAGCGCTGCTTGATGATTACAATATACAAGTGCCTGCGATCGCCTGGTGGCGCTTATTAGAATTGGCCGCAGAGCAGTTACAGTGTTTTGATTTGGGCGTAAAAATTGATCACTACGATCAGGGCAAGCTAATAATGAAGTTGTTTAGACAAGCATTTGAGCAATCTCATTCATTACATGATGTTTGGATGCAGATCATTGCATTAATTCGTGGTGAATCGAGTAATGCCAGTTTAAAGCTTGTCTATCAACAAAGGGGCGCATGGATACAGGGCAGTGGTTTTGAAATGCTGGCTAAGGATCATCCGCAGGTTGAACAAATAGTCTTGTGTCACTTTCGCCATATTGGCCGACACTTTATTGGCGAACACTGGCAACCAAGTGCGCTAAAAGCATTGAATACTGATACTCATGGGGTGTTGGCCGAGACCTTTACACTGGCAAATGTTTTTGACAAAGCAGACTGTACGGGTATGTATTTTAGTAACCAGCAACTCGGTACCATAAACAAACACTTGTTGAACAACGTTGCGGTGTCAGCACTGATAAAACAAAATTTTAGTGAACGGGTATATGAAATTATGTTTGCTTTTTCCCGTTACGGACTACCAGATAAAGATTACTTTGAACGACATCTTGGTTTAACCGCCCGGCAAATTCGCTCACGCTTGGAGCAAGAGGGCACAACGTTTCGACAATTAACTAATCAGGTAAAACTTGATATGGCGAGTTATTATTTACGACAAACGGATCAGAGCATTATTGAGTTGGCATTGATGTTGGGTTACAAAAACTCGACCCATTTTAGCCGTGCTTTTAAGAGTTTGTCGGGGTTAACGCCGTTAGTGTTTCGAAAGCAACAACGCCAGATAAATGTACATGGAAAAAGGGGAGAGAGCCTTTAATCCTTTGGAGGAACGCTTTATATTACGACCATTTAACCTAAATTTATATGTTCGCTAATATAATCAATAAACACTCGTACCCGGCTACTCATCGCTTTATCGGCGTAGTAAACCGCATAAACAGGTATATTTA
This genomic window contains:
- a CDS encoding helix-turn-helix domain-containing protein — encoded protein: MLTKTISMSAGQSLAPTLEYLKTLNCPLDKWLLETGLPIALLDDYNIQVPAIAWWRLLELAAEQLQCFDLGVKIDHYDQGKLIMKLFRQAFEQSHSLHDVWMQIIALIRGESSNASLKLVYQQRGAWIQGSGFEMLAKDHPQVEQIVLCHFRHIGRHFIGEHWQPSALKALNTDTHGVLAETFTLANVFDKADCTGMYFSNQQLGTINKHLLNNVAVSALIKQNFSERVYEIMFAFSRYGLPDKDYFERHLGLTARQIRSRLEQEGTTFRQLTNQVKLDMASYYLRQTDQSIIELALMLGYKNSTHFSRAFKSLSGLTPLVFRKQQRQINVHGKRGESL